In Thermus islandicus DSM 21543, one genomic interval encodes:
- a CDS encoding proton-conducting transporter transmembrane domain-containing protein, with translation MLYLLLLLPLFTLLGRKEARVLPALAVGTALLSVALALGLLGRAEGPFRLDGVGLFYLLLTDLLYALVALFARGYFAGEEAWRFYWSGALFLVAVHGAYLAHNLGVLWVFVEGSTLASALLIYHRGGARALEATWKYLMLGSVGIALGLMGVILVYALLNGATLDWAHAKALMPGVDAEGLRVAFALLLVGFGTKVGLFPLHAWLPDAHAEAPGPASALLSGTLLNVAFYALLRYAALVEAAGLFPFASKLLLAFGLLSLFGAALFLYGQREYKRLLAYSSVEHMGLAVFALGLGLPWLALFHTLAHSLAKTLAFLGASAVMKASRAKEVGQVGGLVRAWPSLGIPFLLSLAALGGLPPFPLFFAELQAVQAALAWPGLGVAYLLGLGLAFVGLLGPMGQMGFGRGRAGAARGLALWPLWALLALLWLLGLFPPVGVFKALEVALWKL, from the coding sequence ATGCTCTACCTTCTCCTTCTTCTGCCGCTTTTCACCCTCCTGGGCCGAAAGGAGGCCCGGGTCCTCCCTGCCCTGGCGGTGGGGACCGCCCTCCTTTCCGTTGCCCTCGCCCTGGGCCTCCTGGGGCGGGCGGAGGGGCCCTTCCGTCTGGACGGGGTGGGGCTTTTCTACCTCCTCCTCACCGACCTCCTTTATGCCCTGGTGGCCCTCTTCGCCCGGGGCTACTTCGCCGGGGAGGAGGCCTGGCGGTTTTACTGGTCGGGAGCGCTCTTTCTGGTGGCGGTCCACGGGGCCTATTTGGCCCACAACCTGGGGGTGCTCTGGGTCTTCGTGGAGGGGAGCACCCTGGCTTCGGCCCTCCTCATCTACCACCGGGGCGGGGCGCGGGCCCTCGAGGCCACCTGGAAGTACCTCATGTTGGGAAGCGTGGGTATCGCCCTGGGGCTCATGGGGGTCATCCTGGTCTATGCCCTGCTGAACGGGGCTACCCTGGACTGGGCCCACGCCAAGGCCCTGATGCCCGGGGTGGATGCGGAAGGCCTCCGGGTGGCCTTCGCCCTCCTCCTGGTGGGGTTCGGCACCAAGGTGGGCCTCTTCCCCTTGCATGCTTGGCTTCCCGACGCCCACGCCGAGGCTCCCGGGCCCGCCTCCGCCCTCCTCTCCGGGACCCTTTTGAACGTGGCCTTCTACGCCCTCCTCCGCTACGCGGCCTTAGTGGAGGCGGCGGGGCTTTTCCCCTTTGCCTCCAAGCTCCTTCTTGCCTTCGGCCTCTTGAGCCTCTTCGGGGCCGCCCTCTTCCTCTATGGCCAGCGGGAGTACAAGCGCCTTCTGGCCTACTCCAGCGTGGAGCACATGGGCCTGGCGGTCTTTGCCCTAGGCCTTGGCCTCCCGTGGCTTGCCCTTTTCCACACCCTGGCCCACTCCCTGGCCAAGACCCTGGCCTTCCTTGGGGCCAGCGCCGTGATGAAGGCCTCCCGCGCCAAGGAGGTGGGGCAGGTGGGCGGGCTGGTGCGCGCCTGGCCCTCCCTAGGGATTCCCTTCCTGTTGTCCCTGGCCGCCTTGGGGGGGCTTCCCCCCTTCCCCCTCTTCTTCGCCGAGCTCCAAGCGGTCCAGGCGGCGTTGGCCTGGCCTGGACTTGGCGTGGCCTACCTCCTTGGCCTCGGCTTGGCCTTTGTGGGCCTCCTTGGCCCCATGGGCCAGATGGGCTTTGGCCGGGGAAGGGCCGGGGCGGCGAGGGGGCTTGCCCTTTGGCCCCTATGGGCCCTCTTAGCGCTTCTTTGGCTTTTGGGTCTCTTCCCTCCCGTGGGGGTTTTTAAGGCCTTGGAGGTGGCGCTGTGGAAGCTCTGA